The nucleotide sequence AAGTCATTAGAATTGCTAATGTGACAtcattagaaaagaaaagatggcTTAAACTCATTGTGGAGAGAGTTAGTATAagcttttatatattataaatagatatATAGATAATTAAATATCATAACATGTAACACTTCTATATAGGGGTGTTCACGGTgcagtttggttcggtttttgaaGGAAAAGCCATCCGATTCGATCGTTTAATTAAgctgcggttcggtttggttcggtttttttcaagatcatccgaaccaaaccaaaccaattaaaatcggtttggtttggttcggtttgtttggttttttcaatcaaatcaaaAAAATCTACCATACTATTATGCAAAGTCATAATATTGAAATCGACAAACCGAAATACACAATAGGTAACAAAGTCTTAATCTAATGAAATATAACGACAACAGAATTCAAATacgacaattaaagaagtttaataGTTTAACAATCAacacaactgaaaataaaaataaattgtcatTAAACTGATAGCAAAGTTATGGTGTCTTCTCCAACAAAATAGCTAAACTTCTTAATGCAAACCAAcctgaaataaaaaaaagcagttacataataagaacaagaagaacaacaataataataattaaggaACTGGAAGCAATCCAGTATCGCCCATATTCTCACTTGAACTGGCGTCAAACTACATAAACAAATACAATAAATCAAGGACAGAACAAGCGATAAAAGTTTAAATCATTAAGCAGCAGCCAGCAATAAGCAAGCAATAAATTGAACAAAACCAGATAATCTTAACAATAAATCAATCACAGAAACAAGCAGCTGAAGTTTAGATTATTAAGCAGCAATAAACAAGCACAGAACCAGCAATAAATAAGCACTTTTACCAGCATTAAACAAGCACagaaccagcaataaacaagcacTTTTACCATCATTAAACAAGCAcaaaaccagcaataaacaagcacTTTTACTAGCAATAAACAAGCACAGAACCAGCAATAAATCAAGCACAGAACCAGCAAAAAACAAGCACTTTTACCAGCATTAAACAAGCAcaaaaccagcaataaacaagcacTTTTACCAGCAATAAATCAAGCACagaaccagcaataaacaagcacagaaccagcaataaacaagcagTTGAAGTTTAAATCATTAAGCACAGAACCAACACTGAATAACTGATAAACTGATAAATCAATAGACTGCTAAATTGATAAATCAATAGACTGATAAACTgaacaataaacaataaataagcaataaacaataaatcaataaacTGATAAGTTATAATCCTAGGCCTAAACTGAACAACAAATCAGCAAAGTTTACCTGAATAGATGGCTCGGGCTCCATATGCACTTGAATCGGACAATTGGTGGCTGGGTGGGTGGGCTCCAGAAACGCTGCTGGGTGGACTGGATGCGGCGAGGTCGGACGTGGCGAGGTTGGAGGTGGCTCCAGAAACGCTGCTGGGTGGACTGGAGGCGGCGAGGTCGGAGGTGGCGTAGTCAGAGGTGGCTCCAGAAATGCTGCTGGGTGGAGGCTGGGTCGTGCACCGGCAGTGGGGGTTTTCCTCTGTTCGGCGGTGGGATTTGGAGGAACTGAGGAAGGCTTCGATCTGGGATTTGGAGAGGGAAGCTGTCGCGCATGGGTTTGGCCGTCTGGGGAAGGAGAAGGATCAAGGACGCGTTTGGGGGACAGGGGGAGTGGGGGTGTGGCCGTCTCACACTCTCACGTCTGGGTCTGGGTCGGGGGGTGGGGTAGGTTTAAATTTTTAGGATTTTGGGAAgaaccggttcggttcggttagggTTTTTGGTGGTGAGAAtaaaaaaccgaaccgaaccgcaaaAAACAACAACACATCATTTTTTTCGATTTTCGGTTAATTCGAttttcggttttttcggttcGGTTCTTCAGTTTAGTTCGGTCCGAATCGattttgaacacccctacttCTATATATGTTAGACTCAACTGctcaaacaagaaaaaaaattatatacttaattattttttatcaactCTAATGATGGTCATATCACACTGCAAGCTTACTTTTTGGTGGGATCCATTGgtacaaaatttatttttcttcgGTATAATATATTACACGTTACTTTCATTATAAGTTACACCTGTTATCTATACATATAGATAATGTTTTTCATCTACATGGTAAGCACTTGCCTTTTTGTTATTGCAGAGTATTTTTGTAACATTTTAAAATGTTTTAGGAGCATTTTTTTAACAAAAGTAGAGGTTATTTTGCCAATATTTTCATAAATTGGAAGCGATTTTAGTAATTTATTCTTCTATTATTATATTAAGAGTAAAATACTATTTTGCTTCTCAATGTTTGATTAAATATTAATTTGGTCTCTAAAGTTTCAATCGTTCTATTTCTATCCCAAAAATTTTAAATGACTTTAATATCATCTTACTATTAAATATACACAAATTAATAGGGTGAGTAATGTACGAACATAACCAAAACCTTCTTGTAACAATTTTTCTCGATCTTCttctagtaaaaaaaaaatttcacaaatcTTATTCATCATCAACGTTCTAGAATCAAAGTATAAACTTTTACATAAGTAATCATTAGTATATCAATCTTACTTACGTACTTAAATTAAATGTTATTAGCTCATAAATAAATATACTAATTATTTATGTCAAATTTAACAGTGAAAAAACATTAAATTtatctaaatttatttagaactaaaataaaatatttaaattatttcaaaactaaataaaacgcatgaaatattaaaaaataaattaagacataacctaaaaattaaaaactaaaataatattttactccTTACGTTAATTAGTagataaagattttttttaaagccCCCAACAGTTTACCTGAAAATCCTGcttaaaagaaaaaggaaagggaaatACCAGAAACGATGTCGTTTGAAGTCTCCGTATTCCGTGTGCACAGTCCGTGTAGCAGCAGTAAAGTGTAGGCTTGtggagaaaacagaaaagaaacgATCAATAGCAACCTAGAAAACCCATCAATCATGGCAGGGAGATTGGCGAACGCAGCATCGAGATTCATGGCCGGAAACGGTGTTGTTTCCAGATCCGTAGGTTCCTCTCTTCGCCTCCGCTCCGGCATGGGCCTCCCCGTCGGAAAGCACATCGTTCCCGACAAACCCGTATGCTTCCATCGTTTCTCTCTTAAGCTAACCCTTCAATCATAATCGTTTTTCCCCCATTTCTCAGCTCAATTATTTTGTACAAATTCGAAAATTATTGGTTCTTGTTGTGCTTTTTTAACTATTGCTATTGTGATTGGGGTCTCAGCTTCCTGCGAATGACGAACTCGTGTGGGACAATGGAACTCCATTTCCCGAACCATGTATAGATCGTATTGCCGATACTGTTGGAAAGGTGGGAAAATTTTCCCCCTAATTATTGACTTTTTGGAAATTTTTGGATAATGTAATATTGAATAGttcttacaattttttttttttttaaaaatggaaACAGTACGAAGCATTGGCTTGGCTGTGTGGTGGATTGAGTTTTTTCGCGTCTCTGGGACTATTGGCAGTGTGGAATGACAAGGCCTCCAAGATACCCTATGTAAGTTTTCTACTTTAACTTTACTTATCATCCCCACTTTTTTTGTGTTAATGTTTGGTGTTGGATTGGGATTTCATTCTGTTATCTAGGTTTCTTGTTGCTATGTTCTGGTATTCTTTAAGTATTATTTTGATGTTGTCATTGCCTCATTCGGTAAAATGGATTCTTCATTGCCATTTTATAGATGAAAGTTAATTGTGCACTGGAAAACATGATGTCGGCTGTAGAATTTCACTGAATATTACTAATCGGTCCATACTCTGTTTTCTGTCTCAATTTTGTGATTTAAGTCTCTGTTAGTTGTTCTGTTCATTGAAATCACTTTGAGGGTTAGTTGTGGTGCAGTTGATCGAGAATGTTTAGTCTTGGAACTTTGAAGGAAGTGTTCTCAATTCTCACTTCTTCCTTTAGGGGGTGCATTTTTTGTTGTTTTAAATCCCCACAGGCCTCTACGTTAGTTGTTCTTGTCTACTGCATATGGCATCTTTCTGAATAAGAATCTAGTTAGCAGGTTGTTTTAATGTGGATACTCTGGTCAAAAGACTGATGATGGACCCTGAATTTAAACTGATGCTGTCAGTGAAAGTGAAGTAGNNNNNNNNNNNNNNNNNNNNNNNNNNNNNNNNNNNNNNNNNNNNNNNNNNNNNNNNNNNNNNNNNNNNNNNNNNNNNNNNNNNNNNNNNNNNNNNNNNNNNNNNNNNNNNNNNNNNNNNNNNNNNNNNNNNNNNNNNNNNNNNNNNNNNNNNNNNNNNNNNNNNNNNNNNNNNNNNNNNNNNNNNNNNNNNNNNNNNNNNNNNNNNNNNNNNNNNNNNNNNNNNNNNNNNNNNNNNNNNNNNNNNNNNNNNNNNAGGCAAGAAGTTCTAGAGAATGATTATCAAGGAAGTAGAACTGATTGTCACACATCTTCAAATTGGGCCCTTGTCTTTCACTATTGCCTCCTCAAATTGCTCAAAAACATATTATTGATAAATCTCATATAAGCCTGATCCAAAGCAAGTAGGAAAAAAAGTCAACAACATATTTGCATTGAACCAAATCTTGTGACTGGTGATTAGTCGTCTTCACTGTCCATTTGATGTCAGAATCGACCACCTCCAGCATATTGAAATAAATTGCATTCTTCTTCCCAGAGATCTCCATGTTGTTTATTGCCATGGTTTTGAGCTGTGTCTCTCACCACATGTGATGGGGTCAATGTTGGTGACCTATAGGTCCAACTATCCAAGATAAAAGAGCAAGATACAGTCTGAAAAGGAACATAATGAAtttctaattatttaaattttattagctTTATTTCTAAAGAAATTTAACAACCTCGTCAGTTCACCGATGATGAATCCCAGCCTTTGATTTATTATCTATATCTATTATCTATTCTGAGTCCAACGGTCAAAAGTAGAGTGACCATGGCAGGACCTTTTGATATAGGATCTGTCATAAATGAAACCCTTATTAGGATCTTTATATATCTTGCCTATTATAAATATGGGGCTTTTTGAGTTTGTATATCATGTTCTCCTAGTCATAGTACAGATTTAGTATGGTCTCTATTGTAACGTGCCTCTACTTTGTGCTTTCTATTAGCAGATAGGATATTCAGATGGTTAAAGGAAAGTGGTTGTGGTGTTTTCTTTAGGCTTTAATCTCTTttgtgaaaaaagaaaaaaaaatagaagggaTTTTGGGTGATGCATTTTCTTTGAAGGGGATAAGTACTGTTTTGGTTCCTATGGTTtaaggtgaaaatcaaaatcgtccttaaggttaattttatttttaaaatcatcatttcGTTAATAAAAGGACAAATTTACCCCTAATTAAAAAATTTACCCCACCCCACCGTCAACATCCTCTCCCCCTCAAAATGGTGGCAGACACAATTACTGTTTCTTCTCCAAAATCAACCATTTTGTGAAACCCCATCTACCTTGGAGAATTAAGTTgaagtttttactttttacagTGGGTCATTGAAGGGTCTATTGTTGCATAATGAGAATCCTCCTCCCATGGCCGAGTAACTCAAATTACAAAATCAATCAACACAATCAATCCACATGAAgggaaaaaaattcaaaatttgacaCAAAATTTAAAATGGTAGAGCCGCAGAGAAGATAACAACTGTAGAAGCAGCAACAGTGAATCTGTTCAAAATAGCAGCGCTTTGAGAAGGTCCTGCTCCTCCGGACAGTGAAATAGAAATGGAGGAGGGAGAGACAGCAtcgacgagagagagagagagagagagagaggagaaaatcCGGCGCACGATGAAACGGCGGGAGAGGGAGCGAGAGCATGAGATGAGTGATGCTTAGCTTTCTTGTGAGGAATGACAACTGGTGAGATATCCGGAGTTTGAGCCAATGTACTGATCAACAACAACACAGCCACCACCTTGAAAACATAGAAAGAGCAAAGATCCATTATAGAgagagaaaacagagagaatgAGTGCGCTGTGCGGCCTCCATTTCTGCTTGGAGATAGAAGGAGAAGTTGAAGACCTTCTGTGCGGGTTCTTGTGTGGtgatcttttttctcttttttaatttattaattctttTTTATCAGGGGTAATTTTGTCCAGAAATTAATATTTGAAtgaaaaaggatgattttaaaaataattttaatgttAAGGATGATTTTGAATATAAAAAGGAAAGTTAAAGGACAATTTCGATTTTCCCGGCAAATcatagggaccaaaacaatacttatcccttctTTGAAGCATCATAGCCATGTTTGAGAATTGAGAGGTTCTCTGTTAAGCTCTAAATCTCTCCAAGAGAAAACAAGGGACTTTTTAGTGAATGCTTTTCCTTTTACCAGTCATAGCCATTTTGCATCTCATTTGACTGCACTGATACTGTATTGCAGTTCTCCAGGTCTGCTATAGGCATTGTGGAGTAGCCAAGATATCCTCCACTCATCCATGGCATCCTTGATAACCTTGATATTTTTTCCTAACATCTTACCTATGGTGATTCTTGAGAAATTGAACGATATTTTTTTCACTACTTCTCTGCCTTTGGATGATAGGCTCTTGTTCCCCATTTGTCATCAACTCTTTTATGTAGTGCCAGAACTATTTCCAACATCTTATGAGGGTAGAACTGCAAGTTGGAGAACCGGTGAACTTCTGTATCATTACACCTAACTTGCAACACTAAAATGCTTTTCAAAGCTTCATTTTTGGGACTAACTAAGCATATCCAATAATTCATACCATGATACATGTTTTTGTCAAAGACGACATTCTTACAAGAGGATCATAGGAAGATTGGAATGAGAGGTTGGATTTGCAGAGACAAGGTTTGGAGGTACATGGTTTGCGCATAAGTTGAACGCAACCAAGTAGATGGAATGCAAGTTTAGTAGAGGAAGGGGAAAGACTAACACAGTAGCGAAAATTGAGGACTTTATATGACAATTTAAGAGTTTTAAGTATTTTTGGTTGTATTTATTTAGGACAATGAAGGAATAGAAGACGATAAATCACAGGATttaagcaggttggtcaaaataaCAAAGTGATTCAGGTTTTAATGCAACAAAAAAGTACATTTATTTATCGTAATGCCAACCGACTAGCTATGTTGTATGGAAATGGAGTGTTCGTCGACTATGGGTGAACATGAACAAAATAAAGGATGAGGATATCAGTTAGAAAGTTGGAGTAGGACCCATTGTTGAAAAGATGGTGGAATCTCCTAAGTGGTTGTGACATATAGAGAGAAAGCTAATAGACCGTCCATTGAGAATGATGGATCAGATGGAAAATAGACTAGTATTTAGAGGTAGAGGAAGACTTAAAAAGGCTCTACATGAAGTGATCAAGTGAGTGCGAACGATCACACTCCAAACATTATACATAATCGGGCGCAATGTCATTGTTTGATCCATGTAGCTAGCCGCATCATGTGGgataagactttgttgttg is from Arachis ipaensis cultivar K30076 chromosome B01, Araip1.1, whole genome shotgun sequence and encodes:
- the LOC107630002 gene encoding NADH dehydrogenase [ubiquinone] 1 beta subcomplex subunit 8, mitochondrial — its product is MAGRLANAASRFMAGNGVVSRSVGSSLRLRSGMGLPVGKHIVPDKPLPANDELVWDNGTPFPEPCIDRIADTVGKYEALAWLCGGLSFFASLGLLAVWNDKASKIPYTPKVYPYDNLRVELGGEP